In the Kaistella sp. 97-N-M2 genome, one interval contains:
- a CDS encoding DUF808 domain-containing protein, with amino-acid sequence MASGFFAILDDIAALMDDVAVASKVATKQTAGILGDDLAVNAEKATGFLSSREIPVLWSITKGSFLNKLIIVPIVFLLQFFLPAVIKIVLIIGGLYLAYEGMEKIVEYFFHKKEKQEQTISDVQDEGAEKTKVKSAITTDFILSLEIVIIALGSVLDKSLPIQIMTVCVVAILATIGVYGIVALIVRMDDAGFKLIKKSNNQGFLTTLGNLLVKALPLIIKALAVIGTIALLLVSGGIFDHNIKEVHDFLPQVPEMPKQFLYGIIAGSIMVAVVTFGKKSMRLPKSKILNKTKRVAKKCNPFFRN; translated from the coding sequence ATGGCGTCAGGATTTTTTGCAATTTTAGATGATATTGCTGCGTTGATGGATGATGTTGCTGTAGCCTCAAAAGTGGCGACGAAGCAAACAGCGGGAATTTTGGGCGATGACCTGGCTGTAAATGCAGAAAAAGCGACCGGATTTTTATCCTCGCGGGAAATTCCGGTTCTGTGGTCCATTACGAAAGGTTCGTTTCTGAATAAATTAATTATTGTTCCCATTGTTTTCCTGCTGCAGTTTTTTTTGCCCGCGGTAATAAAAATTGTACTGATTATTGGTGGGCTTTATTTAGCCTACGAAGGCATGGAAAAAATCGTCGAATATTTCTTTCATAAAAAGGAAAAGCAAGAACAAACGATTTCAGATGTGCAGGATGAAGGTGCGGAAAAAACAAAAGTAAAATCTGCTATTACAACGGATTTTATTTTGTCTTTAGAAATTGTAATTATTGCTTTAGGTTCTGTACTGGACAAAAGTTTACCCATACAAATTATGACGGTTTGTGTGGTCGCAATTTTAGCAACCATCGGCGTTTATGGAATTGTAGCCTTGATCGTAAGGATGGATGATGCGGGTTTTAAACTCATCAAAAAATCAAATAATCAAGGTTTTCTTACCACTTTGGGAAATTTACTGGTTAAAGCATTACCCCTCATCATTAAAGCTTTGGCCGTTATTGGAACGATTGCTTTGTTGCTGGTTTCAGGTGGAATTTTCGACCACAACATTAAAGAAGTACATGATTTTTTACCGCAGGTGCCGGAAATGCCGAAACAATTTTTATATGGAATTATTGCAGGTTCGATAATGGTTGCAGTAGTAACATTTGGAAAAAAATCTATGCGCTTGCCAAAAAGTAAGATTTTAAATAAAACGAAAAGGGTTGCAAAAAAATGCAACCCTTTTTTTAGGAACTGA
- the purH gene encoding bifunctional phosphoribosylaminoimidazolecarboxamide formyltransferase/IMP cyclohydrolase — protein sequence MSKRRALISVSDKSGLTDLATFLEANNYELVSTGGTFKHLSAAGLHPIQIDEVTDFPEMLDGRVKTLHPKVHGGLLAVRTNKEHMKTVQEHEIGLIDMVIVNLYPFFENANSDISLDEKVEFIDIGGPSMLRSGAKNYNSVTVLTDVADYAKVQQEIAETGDTTLETRKKLAGKVFNLTSAYDGAISKMLLEEEYPQYLNASYKKFSDLRYGENPHQTAAYYVSTTDNGAMKDFEILGGKELSFNNLRDMDLCWKVVNEFKEELACCAVKHSTPCGVAVGTSALETYKKTFECDPVSIFGGIIGMNFTVDGATAEELNKTFLEIVMAPDFTQDALEILRKKKNLRIIKIKNPVSDAQTWVKVDGGILVQDNDNQFSDQIETVTVFKPSEEQEKALLFAQRVVKYVKSNAIVVSNGFQALGIGGGQVNRIWATQHAIERAKEKFSGDMVLASDAFFPFRDVVDFCAEQGIKAIIQPGGSMRDEESIEAANEHGIPMMFTGMRHFLH from the coding sequence ATGTCAAAAAGAAGAGCGCTCATCTCGGTTTCCGATAAATCCGGACTCACAGACTTAGCAACATTTTTAGAAGCAAATAACTACGAACTGGTTTCCACTGGCGGCACCTTCAAGCATCTTTCAGCAGCAGGTTTGCATCCCATTCAAATTGATGAGGTCACCGATTTCCCCGAAATGTTAGACGGACGCGTAAAAACGTTGCATCCAAAAGTTCATGGCGGTTTGCTGGCTGTGCGGACGAATAAAGAGCACATGAAAACCGTTCAGGAACACGAAATAGGTTTAATCGATATGGTCATCGTTAATTTGTATCCGTTTTTCGAAAATGCCAATTCCGATATATCTTTGGACGAAAAAGTAGAATTTATCGATATTGGCGGCCCGTCAATGTTGCGTTCGGGCGCAAAAAATTACAATTCGGTTACGGTGCTCACTGATGTTGCAGATTACGCAAAAGTTCAGCAGGAGATTGCCGAAACGGGCGATACGACTTTGGAAACACGGAAAAAATTGGCGGGAAAAGTTTTCAATCTGACTTCCGCGTATGATGGTGCGATTTCAAAGATGCTTCTGGAGGAAGAATATCCGCAGTATTTAAATGCCTCGTATAAAAAATTTTCAGACTTACGTTACGGCGAAAATCCGCATCAAACTGCAGCATATTACGTTTCCACGACGGATAACGGCGCGATGAAGGATTTCGAAATTTTGGGCGGAAAAGAATTGTCCTTCAACAATCTTCGCGACATGGATCTGTGTTGGAAGGTCGTCAACGAATTCAAAGAAGAACTGGCCTGTTGTGCGGTGAAACATTCTACGCCGTGCGGTGTTGCGGTGGGAACTTCCGCGTTGGAAACCTACAAGAAAACATTTGAATGCGATCCCGTTTCTATTTTTGGCGGAATTATCGGGATGAACTTTACAGTTGATGGCGCCACGGCCGAAGAACTCAACAAAACATTTTTAGAAATCGTGATGGCGCCGGACTTTACCCAAGACGCGCTCGAAATCTTAAGAAAAAAGAAAAATTTAAGAATCATCAAAATTAAAAATCCCGTCTCCGACGCTCAAACCTGGGTGAAGGTAGATGGCGGAATTTTAGTTCAGGACAATGACAATCAGTTTTCCGATCAAATTGAAACCGTTACCGTTTTCAAACCTTCCGAAGAGCAGGAGAAAGCACTGCTGTTTGCGCAAAGAGTCGTAAAATACGTAAAATCCAATGCGATTGTCGTTTCTAACGGTTTTCAGGCGTTAGGAATTGGCGGTGGACAGGTAAACAGAATTTGGGCCACGCAGCATGCGATCGAACGGGCAAAAGAGAAATTCTCCGGCGATATGGTTCTGGCTTCTGACGCATTTTTCCCTTTCCGCGATGTCGTAGATTTCTGTGCAGAGCAGGGCATTAAAGCAATTATTCAACCCGGCGGAAGCATGCGCGACGAGGAAAGCATTGAGGCTGCAAACGAACACGGTATTCCCATGATGTTTACCGGCATGCGTCATTTCCTCCATTGA
- a CDS encoding MFS transporter has product MAKKIKPNLSIPQIINMSMGFLGIQLAFGLQNGNASRIFANLGANVESLSLFWLVAPVMGLIIQPIIGHLGDNTWSPLGRRKPYFLIGAVLCAIGLVLLPNAPSMSHLLAGNALILAVIFMAMMDGSVNIAMEPFRALVGDMLPKHQGTLGFSIQTILIGIGAVVGSYLPSMLTNLGISNVAPEGFVADNVIYSFYVGAGILILSILYTIFTTREYSPQEFADFSDDESVVEHSKFSDIFTDFAKIPAKMKKLGIVQFFSWFALFTMWVFTTSALATHHFGLSPENDHSLEYAAEFSKAGDLTGKLFGMYNFWAIPFAFLLTPIATYIGKKQTHALALLCGGLGLVSMFFIKDIDMLWISMIGLGFAWASILAMPYAMLIDVIPQRKMGVYMGIFNFFIVIPQIVNGLFGGLIVSNVFGKMAIDYVVVGGICMLIAAAVTMFLIKNDENESPKELEEEIQQVHF; this is encoded by the coding sequence ATGGCAAAAAAAATAAAACCAAACCTCTCCATTCCTCAGATCATCAACATGAGTATGGGTTTTCTGGGAATCCAACTGGCTTTCGGATTACAAAATGGAAACGCGAGTAGAATTTTCGCGAATTTGGGCGCAAATGTGGAAAGTCTCTCCCTTTTTTGGTTGGTTGCACCGGTGATGGGTTTGATTATTCAGCCAATTATCGGACATCTGGGCGACAATACCTGGAGTCCGCTTGGAAGAAGAAAACCTTATTTTTTGATTGGGGCGGTTTTATGCGCAATTGGCTTGGTCTTACTGCCAAACGCACCCTCAATGTCGCATCTTCTCGCCGGAAATGCACTGATTTTAGCAGTAATTTTTATGGCGATGATGGATGGATCCGTCAATATCGCGATGGAGCCCTTCCGCGCTTTGGTGGGCGATATGTTGCCGAAACATCAGGGAACTCTAGGATTTTCCATCCAAACCATTTTAATCGGAATTGGTGCCGTCGTTGGATCTTATTTGCCAAGTATGCTTACGAATCTCGGAATTTCGAACGTTGCGCCCGAAGGTTTTGTAGCAGATAACGTGATTTATTCCTTTTATGTAGGTGCTGGAATTTTAATACTCTCCATTCTCTACACAATTTTTACAACAAGAGAATATTCGCCACAGGAGTTTGCAGATTTTTCTGATGATGAAAGCGTGGTCGAACATTCGAAGTTCTCCGACATTTTTACCGATTTTGCCAAAATTCCGGCGAAAATGAAGAAGTTAGGGATCGTTCAGTTTTTTTCCTGGTTTGCATTATTTACGATGTGGGTTTTTACCACCAGTGCTTTAGCGACGCATCATTTCGGTTTGTCGCCGGAAAATGACCATTCCTTGGAATATGCGGCTGAATTCAGCAAAGCCGGAGATTTAACCGGGAAGCTCTTTGGGATGTATAATTTTTGGGCCATACCGTTTGCTTTTTTATTAACGCCAATTGCAACGTATATCGGTAAAAAGCAAACGCATGCTCTAGCACTTTTGTGTGGCGGTTTAGGCTTAGTTTCTATGTTTTTTATTAAAGATATCGACATGCTTTGGATCTCCATGATCGGGCTTGGATTTGCCTGGGCAAGTATTTTGGCCATGCCATACGCCATGTTGATCGATGTAATTCCGCAACGAAAAATGGGCGTTTACATGGGAATTTTCAATTTTTTTATAGTGATTCCACAAATTGTAAATGGACTTTTCGGCGGCTTAATTGTCTCTAATGTTTTTGGGAAAATGGCCATCGATTATGTTGTAGTTGGGGGAATTTGCATGCTGATCGCCGCGGCGGTGACGATGTTTCTCATCAAAAATGATGAAAATGAAAGTCCGAAGGAATTAGAAGAAGAAATTCAGCAGGTTCACTTTTAA
- the purM gene encoding phosphoribosylformylglycinamidine cyclo-ligase has translation MSNTYKSAGVDKEEGYKTVDKIKAAVSETHNSNVLNNLGSFGAFYQIAGYKNPVLVSGTDGVGTKLKVALDSKRYDSIGVDCFAMCANDIICHGAKPLFFLDYLACGKLDADIAAEIVMGMVKACKDNDCALIGGETAEMPGMYKPGDYDVAGFCVGIVEKDQIIDGSKIKKGCKIIALPSSGFHSNGFSLVRKIFPDFNEEFEGKPLYETLLVPTRLYYQPIHKVLEEFSVCGIAHITGGGIMENIPRIIPEDLCASIDTAKIKIPSVMLELEKRGNIDRLEMYGTFNMGVGMVVVTDAEHAEKVLNLIDDAYEIGEITEGSEKIKLI, from the coding sequence ATGAGCAACACTTACAAATCCGCCGGCGTCGATAAAGAAGAAGGATACAAAACCGTCGACAAAATAAAGGCCGCCGTCTCCGAAACCCATAATTCTAATGTGCTGAACAATCTAGGAAGTTTCGGCGCATTTTATCAGATTGCAGGGTACAAAAATCCTGTTTTGGTGAGCGGAACCGATGGCGTGGGAACAAAATTAAAAGTCGCGCTGGATTCCAAAAGATACGATTCTATTGGCGTGGATTGTTTTGCGATGTGTGCCAACGATATTATCTGCCATGGTGCAAAACCCTTATTTTTTCTCGATTATCTGGCCTGCGGAAAATTGGACGCCGATATTGCTGCAGAAATTGTGATGGGAATGGTGAAGGCCTGTAAAGATAACGACTGTGCCTTGATTGGCGGGGAAACTGCGGAAATGCCCGGCATGTATAAGCCCGGCGATTATGATGTCGCAGGTTTCTGCGTCGGTATTGTCGAAAAAGACCAGATCATCGACGGTTCTAAAATTAAAAAAGGCTGCAAAATTATTGCCTTGCCGAGTTCTGGTTTTCACTCCAACGGTTTTTCTCTCGTACGAAAGATTTTTCCGGATTTTAATGAAGAATTTGAAGGCAAGCCTTTATACGAGACCCTTTTGGTGCCCACAAGACTGTATTACCAGCCCATTCATAAGGTTCTCGAAGAATTTAGCGTCTGCGGTATTGCCCACATCACCGGTGGTGGAATTATGGAGAATATTCCACGCATCATTCCGGAAGACCTGTGTGCTAGTATTGATACGGCAAAAATTAAAATTCCGAGTGTGATGCTCGAATTAGAAAAGCGCGGAAATATTGATCGCCTGGAAATGTACGGAACTTTCAATATGGGTGTCGGAATGGTTGTTGTAACTGATGCCGAACATGCCGAAAAAGTCTTGAACTTAATCGACGATGCTTACGAAATCGGTGAAATTACGGAAGGTTCCGAAAAGATAAAATTGATCTAA
- a CDS encoding endonuclease domain-containing protein, translated as MEKKTLTHSDGVEIFRRKIEVLPKNKDLLARSRSLRKGYVLSEVIFWKQVRNKEFHQIDFDRQRIIGNYIVDFYIKSLGLVIEIDGSPHGNKEELDRIQQQFLESLNLKIYRISDFRIKNDLANVMKELEDFIIKNFS; from the coding sequence ATGGAAAAGAAAACGCTAACACATAGCGATGGCGTAGAAATCTTTAGAAGAAAAATCGAAGTTCTTCCGAAAAATAAGGATCTTCTTGCCCGTTCAAGAAGTTTAAGAAAAGGTTATGTCTTGTCCGAAGTGATCTTTTGGAAGCAGGTTCGAAATAAAGAATTTCACCAGATCGATTTTGACAGACAAAGAATAATTGGAAATTATATTGTCGATTTCTACATTAAATCTCTTGGTCTAGTCATCGAAATTGACGGGTCGCCGCACGGTAATAAAGAAGAGTTGGATAGAATCCAGCAGCAATTCTTAGAATCACTGAATTTGAAAATTTACAGGATTTCGGATTTCAGAATAAAAAATGATTTAGCAAATGTCATGAAAGAACTGGAAGATTTCATTATCAAAAATTTTTCTTAA
- the purN gene encoding phosphoribosylglycinamide formyltransferase, which yields MKNIVVLVSGSGTNLQRIINCVDTGEIPDANISKVIADRECFGLERAKKHGIPTQVIPRGKTFSEELKEILPENTDLIILAGFLSILNKEFCESFPGKIINIHPALLPKFGGKGMWGHHVHEAVLAAAEKESGATVHYVTSSIDEGEIILQKSFEISEGESLESLQKKNYETEFEIFPKAINKVLNFPL from the coding sequence ATGAAAAATATCGTGGTCTTAGTTTCGGGCAGCGGAACTAACTTACAGAGGATTATAAACTGTGTCGACACGGGAGAAATTCCGGACGCAAACATCTCAAAGGTGATTGCAGACCGCGAGTGTTTTGGTCTCGAGCGTGCAAAAAAGCACGGAATTCCGACGCAAGTAATTCCACGCGGTAAAACTTTTTCAGAAGAACTCAAAGAAATTCTCCCCGAAAATACAGATTTAATTATACTGGCAGGTTTTTTATCAATTTTAAATAAAGAATTTTGCGAATCTTTTCCGGGGAAAATAATCAATATTCATCCGGCTTTGTTGCCCAAGTTCGGCGGAAAAGGAATGTGGGGACATCATGTTCACGAAGCGGTTTTAGCGGCAGCCGAAAAAGAAAGCGGTGCCACGGTACACTATGTAACTTCCAGCATCGATGAAGGGGAAATCATCCTTCAAAAATCATTTGAAATTTCAGAGGGCGAAAGTTTAGAAAGTCTGCAGAAAAAAAATTATGAGACCGAATTTGAGATTTTTCCGAAAGCGATTAATAAAGTGCTGAATTTTCCCCTCTAA
- a CDS encoding nuclear transport factor 2 family protein produces MRKNITFTLITFLLIFSSALFSQKKGFYENVQKKNVSKVLDDLNKFAALADYKSYFDLFAAESSYIGTDATEVWTKQEFMEWSKPFFEGKKTWNFTSLKRNITFSADGKYAWFDELLDTQMKLCRGSGVLEKTGTQWKIKQYVLSQTIPNDVNDDVIKIKSSIEDAIISDLKKN; encoded by the coding sequence ATGAGAAAAAATATAACATTTACATTAATCACCTTTCTCCTGATTTTCTCCAGCGCTCTTTTTTCTCAGAAAAAAGGTTTCTACGAAAACGTTCAGAAAAAAAATGTGTCCAAAGTTTTAGATGATTTAAATAAGTTTGCAGCCTTGGCAGATTATAAAAGCTATTTCGATCTCTTCGCCGCCGAATCCAGTTATATTGGAACGGATGCGACCGAAGTCTGGACTAAACAAGAATTCATGGAGTGGTCTAAACCTTTTTTCGAGGGAAAAAAAACCTGGAATTTCACTTCCTTAAAAAGAAATATCACCTTCAGCGCCGATGGAAAATATGCCTGGTTCGATGAACTGCTTGATACGCAGATGAAACTTTGTCGCGGCAGTGGCGTTCTGGAAAAAACCGGCACTCAATGGAAAATTAAGCAATATGTTCTGTCCCAAACTATTCCCAACGACGTTAACGACGATGTTATCAAAATAAAATCATCAATCGAAGACGCAATAATTTCTGACTTAAAAAAAAATTAA
- the purD gene encoding phosphoribosylamine--glycine ligase — translation MKILIVGNGARESAIALKLSADHRISKMYFAKGNATTAKLGQNVYEDSVAGLRDFAINERIDLTIVGPEAPLVEGIVDEFKAHNLKIFGPRKRTAELEGSKAFSKKFMQTNNIKTAKAVVFDAYQEAMDYVKTQKFPIVIKASGLAGGKGVVIADDLTEAESTIHRFMIERIYGDAGIQLVIEEYLRGFEASIIAFANGKKLFPCIPVKDYKKAGTGDKGPNTGGMGSVAPSPEFTDAHYKDFEDHILAPTLAGLNAANIHFKGFIFFGLMVTNEGTYLLEYNMRLGDPETQVLLALLENELFDVIMDCLEGRDIELKFKDEKAVCLVMCSGGYPHRIETGFEVRNLNQVKHSQVLFAGAKNVGDKVLTTGGRVLSVVATGDSYEEARKKVYEDALSIKFDYGFYREDIGKF, via the coding sequence ATGAAAATATTAATCGTAGGAAACGGAGCCAGAGAATCTGCAATTGCTCTGAAATTAAGTGCCGATCACAGAATTTCTAAAATGTATTTCGCAAAAGGCAACGCGACCACCGCAAAACTGGGACAAAATGTATACGAAGACAGCGTGGCAGGTCTGCGGGATTTTGCGATCAACGAAAGAATAGATCTTACGATTGTCGGGCCGGAAGCACCTTTAGTAGAAGGAATTGTCGACGAATTTAAAGCACATAACCTAAAAATATTCGGTCCGAGAAAAAGAACGGCAGAACTGGAAGGCAGCAAAGCTTTTTCCAAAAAGTTCATGCAGACGAACAATATCAAAACAGCAAAAGCCGTAGTTTTCGATGCTTATCAGGAAGCGATGGATTATGTGAAAACCCAAAAATTTCCCATCGTTATTAAAGCCAGCGGTCTTGCGGGCGGAAAAGGCGTTGTAATTGCCGATGATCTTACCGAAGCAGAATCCACCATCCACCGTTTTATGATCGAAAGAATTTACGGCGACGCCGGAATTCAGTTGGTAATCGAGGAATACTTGCGAGGATTTGAAGCTTCCATTATCGCCTTTGCCAACGGCAAAAAACTGTTTCCGTGCATTCCCGTTAAAGACTATAAAAAAGCCGGAACGGGCGACAAAGGTCCAAACACAGGTGGAATGGGAAGTGTAGCGCCGAGCCCGGAATTTACCGACGCACATTACAAAGATTTCGAAGATCATATTTTGGCCCCAACTTTAGCCGGACTTAACGCTGCCAATATCCACTTCAAGGGATTTATCTTCTTTGGCTTAATGGTGACCAACGAGGGCACTTATCTGCTCGAATACAATATGCGATTAGGCGATCCGGAAACTCAGGTGTTGCTGGCGTTGCTGGAAAACGAACTTTTCGACGTTATTATGGACTGTCTGGAAGGTCGCGACATCGAACTCAAATTTAAAGACGAAAAAGCAGTTTGTCTTGTAATGTGTTCTGGTGGCTATCCGCACCGCATCGAAACGGGCTTTGAAGTTCGAAATTTAAATCAGGTAAAACACAGCCAGGTCCTGTTCGCAGGCGCCAAAAACGTCGGCGACAAAGTTCTAACGACTGGTGGCCGCGTTCTGAGTGTGGTTGCAACAGGCGACTCTTACGAAGAAGCGCGCAAAAAAGTATACGAAGATGCTTTAAGTATTAAATTCGATTACGGATTTTACAGAGAAGACATCGGGAAGTTTTAA
- a CDS encoding pirin family protein — MKTVYHKADSRGYADHGWLKSHHTFSFANYYNPERMNFGVLRVLNDDQVASGMGFGKHPHRDMEIVSIPLEGDLEHQDSIGTTAVIKKGEIQVMSAGTGVQHSEYNKNKDEIVKFLQIWIIPNKMNVEPRYDQISIKEGEKRNDFQQILSPNQDDEGVWIHQNAWFNLAKFDKGNAKKYQMHDPNNGVYIFVLKGSAKVGDQHLETRDGFGIWETEGFTLEATDDSEILLMEVPMELPQ, encoded by the coding sequence ATGAAAACAGTTTATCACAAAGCAGATTCCAGAGGTTACGCCGATCACGGCTGGTTAAAATCGCATCATACTTTCAGTTTCGCCAATTATTACAATCCGGAACGCATGAATTTCGGGGTTTTAAGAGTTTTAAATGACGATCAGGTCGCTTCGGGGATGGGATTCGGTAAACATCCGCATCGCGATATGGAAATTGTTTCGATTCCTTTGGAAGGCGATCTGGAACATCAGGATTCCATAGGAACAACTGCGGTAATTAAAAAAGGTGAAATTCAGGTAATGAGTGCCGGAACCGGAGTTCAACACAGCGAGTACAATAAAAATAAGGATGAAATTGTAAAATTTCTGCAGATATGGATCATCCCAAATAAGATGAATGTTGAACCGCGTTACGATCAGATAAGCATTAAAGAAGGCGAAAAACGAAACGATTTTCAACAAATTCTTTCTCCTAACCAAGATGATGAAGGAGTTTGGATTCACCAAAATGCCTGGTTCAATCTGGCGAAGTTCGATAAAGGAAACGCTAAAAAATATCAGATGCACGATCCCAATAACGGCGTTTACATTTTTGTTTTAAAAGGTTCTGCAAAAGTGGGCGACCAACATTTAGAAACCAGAGATGGATTCGGGATTTGGGAAACTGAAGGATTTACTTTGGAAGCCACAGATGATTCCGAAATCCTTTTAATGGAAGTTCCGATGGAATTACCTCAATAA
- a CDS encoding glycoside hydrolase family 13 protein, producing the protein MRKTFVFLLLSIFSFAQIQKVEPAFWWHGMKNPELQILVYGKDISKYEVELSDKIKIKDLTKTENPNYVFITVNAGEVKNSSFKINFKNGKKTIDSYTYELKNRKSGSADRNSFTSKDAIYLIMPDRFANGDISDDSQPNLTEKANRSLPSGRHGGDLRGIINNLDYLQNLGVTALWLTPANEDNEKQTSYHGYAQTDLYKIDGRYGTNEEYLELSQKLQKRGMMLIQDYVTNHWGISHWLIQDLPTKDWIHQFKDGEGKYGFKRSNYRTTSQFDTNVAEIDKEEALNGWFDTTMPDLNQSNPLVLKYLTQNAIWWIEYAELGGLRVDTYPYNDKVAMAKWAKAITDEYPNFNIVGEAWMYNPAHVSFWQKDSKIAEIDHYNSNLPSVMDFTLYTDLPSALKEEESWDKGMIKIYNSFGNDFLYPNINNILVFFENHDTERFNEIFKGDVRYYKMAMSLIATVRGIPQIYYGSEIGMQGDKNKGGDADIRRDFPGGWKGDSQNAFDPKTQTAEQKEFYNFTQKLLNWRKGKDVIHTGKTKHYMPKEKVYAYFRYNDKETVMVVINNNEKDQTFSLDRFAESLNGVSKGKDVISGKEFSVSPQNKITVSGKSSLILELQ; encoded by the coding sequence ATGAGAAAAACTTTCGTCTTTTTACTCCTCTCCATATTTTCTTTCGCCCAAATCCAAAAAGTCGAACCCGCTTTCTGGTGGCACGGAATGAAAAATCCCGAACTTCAGATCTTGGTTTACGGAAAAGATATTTCAAAATATGAAGTTGAACTTTCCGACAAAATCAAAATAAAGGATCTCACAAAAACAGAGAATCCAAACTACGTTTTTATCACCGTGAATGCCGGTGAGGTCAAAAATTCTTCTTTCAAAATAAATTTTAAAAACGGCAAAAAAACCATCGATTCTTATACCTACGAACTTAAAAACCGAAAATCCGGTTCCGCCGACAGAAATTCCTTCACTTCGAAAGATGCCATTTATCTCATCATGCCCGACCGCTTTGCCAACGGCGATATTTCAGATGATTCTCAACCCAATCTCACTGAAAAAGCAAACCGCAGTTTACCAAGCGGCAGACACGGCGGCGATCTGCGCGGCATCATCAACAATTTAGATTACTTACAAAATCTCGGCGTTACTGCTCTTTGGCTTACACCAGCGAATGAAGACAATGAAAAGCAAACTTCTTATCACGGTTACGCGCAAACCGATTTATATAAAATCGATGGGCGGTACGGAACAAATGAGGAATATCTCGAACTTTCCCAAAAACTTCAAAAGCGTGGAATGATGCTGATCCAGGATTATGTAACCAATCACTGGGGAATTTCGCACTGGCTCATTCAGGATTTACCGACCAAAGACTGGATTCATCAGTTTAAAGACGGTGAAGGAAAATACGGTTTCAAACGATCTAACTACAGAACAACTTCCCAGTTCGATACCAATGTTGCGGAAATCGATAAAGAGGAAGCTTTAAACGGGTGGTTCGATACTACAATGCCGGATCTCAACCAAAGCAATCCTTTGGTTTTGAAATACCTCACACAAAACGCAATTTGGTGGATTGAATACGCGGAACTCGGCGGTTTAAGAGTTGATACCTATCCATACAACGATAAAGTTGCCATGGCAAAATGGGCAAAAGCCATTACCGATGAATATCCAAACTTCAATATTGTCGGCGAAGCCTGGATGTACAATCCCGCACATGTTTCTTTCTGGCAAAAAGATTCCAAGATTGCCGAAATCGATCATTATAATTCAAATCTTCCGTCCGTTATGGATTTTACGCTGTACACGGACTTACCAAGCGCTTTGAAAGAAGAAGAAAGTTGGGACAAGGGAATGATTAAGATTTACAATTCTTTTGGCAACGATTTCCTCTATCCAAACATCAATAATATTTTGGTCTTCTTTGAGAACCACGATACGGAAAGATTTAATGAAATTTTTAAAGGAGATGTGCGCTACTACAAAATGGCGATGTCTTTAATCGCAACCGTTCGCGGAATTCCCCAGATTTATTACGGTTCCGAAATCGGCATGCAGGGCGATAAAAATAAAGGCGGCGATGCCGATATCCGCCGTGATTTTCCGGGTGGCTGGAAAGGCGATTCTCAAAATGCTTTTGATCCAAAAACCCAAACTGCCGAACAGAAAGAGTTTTACAATTTCACCCAAAAATTACTGAACTGGCGAAAAGGAAAAGACGTCATCCACACCGGCAAAACCAAACATTACATGCCGAAGGAAAAGGTTTATGCATACTTTAGATACAATGACAAGGAAACTGTAATGGTCGTCATCAACAATAATGAAAAAGACCAAACATTTAGTTTAGACCGTTTCGCAGAATCTTTAAATGGCGTTTCAAAAGGAAAAGACGTCATTTCGGGAAAGGAATTTTCTGTGTCGCCCCAAAATAAAATCACCGTTTCAGGAAAATCTTCCTTAATTTTAGAACTTCAATAA